A region of the Hydra vulgaris chromosome 12, alternate assembly HydraT2T_AEP genome:
AAATTCAATTAGTTTCCTCAATAAATTAATTGGTTTTGACATAAACTgtacttaattttgttttgctttatgTCATAGAGTAATTAAGAGCTGTTTTTTACCACAAATGGTAACTTTAGATgtcaaactatatatataatatagaatttTCTTTCActaaaactgctttttttttgtttttgttttttttaagcgaaacttaaaactttgtttttaatgactttATGTAAGGCAAACgctttattaatataatacatttattttactaaCATCTATTTTAATGGTTTTCCTTAACAGTTGCTTTCTTGCCCCAaagatgtttaatatatatatgcacacacaaatatatatccATATTTATAAAGCAGGTTATAGCAAGGAAAGGCAtccatttgtaaaaaattacttaaactcTTTCATGATaccatatataaataaaaactgtgaaCTTTTTAACGCCAAGGGATGGACCCTTAAAtagctacaatttttttaaatatatattgtctttaaaattctctttttttgcAGACCCAAATTTATTCttccttttttacaaaaagtaaaaaaaaatgtagaataCATTTTGCACATCTAATATTACTttacacataatatatatatatatatatatatatatatatatatatatatatatatatatatatttatatatatatatatatacattttatatatatacatatatattatatataatatatatatatatatatatattatatatatatatatatatatatatatatatatatatatatatatatatatatatatatatatatataattaacacTAATACATTTTGCAcacttaatattattttacacataatatatatatatatatatatatatatatatatatatatatatatatatatattatatatatatatatatatatatatatatatatatatatatatatatatatatatatatatatatatatatatattatgtgtaaaataatattaagtgTGCAAAATGTATTAGtgctaattatatatatatatatatatatatatatatatatatatatatatatatatatatatatatatatatatatatatatatatatatatataattagcaCTAATACATTTTGCAcacttaatattattttacacataatatatatatatatatatatatatatatatatatatatatatatatatatatatatatatatatatatatatatatatatatatacatatatatatatatattatatatatatataaaatatatatttatatatatatatatttatacatatacatatatatatatatatatatatatatatatattatatatatatatatacatatatatatatatatatatatatatatatatatatatatatatatatatatatatatatatatatatatatatatatatatatatatatatgtacgtatattataaaaatatatatgaaacacGTAACAGAACTTTATAAAGACtctattactttatatttattatttctttaattgtgTGTACGTTTCTTTACCTGTTTATTACCGTAATTTTAAGTATCTTGTCACAATGCTTTGCTtcctataaatataaatctaaattagctttaaaagtATGAAGAATAatataaactcaaaaaactttggCATAATAGTATGACAAGTTGTTATGTAAtgattaaataaatagtaactttcgatacaaattgtttttaaaaaaccattaacgAAAAAATTAAACACCCGGATTACTGCACCACGTTCTCAGAACATGCCGCCGTAAAAGTGTTAGTGTTTTGCTTGCTTTTTGTTCCGCTACCTACCGTGTGCAAAAGGTTTTCTTCgaaaattgaaacattttgattAATTTCGTCCactatcaaattttaaaacctattttataTAAGCAAGTTAAATTctactataaatttttaaactcatttaactATACCAAAAGATTTTTGTTGCGGATCTTCTTTGATAAAGTTTCATGAATTTACAATGCAAACTCATGAAAACTCCACCAAATAAGCTGTGAACAAGCGAATGAGTTtcttttgcttaaaaattgAACTATTAACACTAATAAACAGAAAAGGTCAAAGCAACTAATAAACCAAATAAGACTAAAAATGCAAGCTTTCACTATATAATTGGGAaccaaattattttcatttatttttacttcacGTTTCcacatgaaataaatataaattattagctagattaaactaaataaatcaaagtaaaaaaaaaaaagaaactacgTTATgatcttataattaatttagAATAAAACTACAAGTACTATAAAgtaataagaatttttgttcTTCATGGTTTCAAAATTGAgtcaattatttttagtttgataattattacctatttaatttttataaatttgaaaacatgTTGATGTCAGTTAAATAATTACTGTTTAAAAGTATTAAGCGAAGTAATATCTTTTATTTCCTATTTAAGAAGTAAATTTTATACTTGTGGTCTTTAGAATAAAATGGAAAAGCCAGTGTTAttcaatttggttttttttttaaagagtcaATCGAAAATGATTTCTCGGATTTTtattgaattgaatttttttatataaatgaagtTAATGGTTAGTTGAAGAACTAAAGTTATCAGCCAAGCCgtaaaaagacgttttttgaacgttcataagacgtctttttaggaccaAATGCCGGCTGGGAGAATTTATGAAATAGAATATGTTTGGTTTTAATCATGCTTAAAGAAAGTTTATTAGCTTTAAATtactcattatttttttatttattaatttttttagtttaaatttcatgctatattttgttAGACAATGCTCTTATAACCGAAGATATTgatggcttagcataggaacagtcATAAGTAGTCAtaaagactaatccaaagtagtgaccatttttattagtaaaaggTAAATATATCGAGTTTGCATAAGATTAGAAAAATCAAGGCTACTTgtacaataatttgttttgaaattagaTGTCTCTCGTGAATTTTGTCTACAGGATACACTGAAAACCAAAACTTTTGCAAGACTTGTAGGTACATTACGATGGCATAAAAATGACTCTTTCgtctttaaaattaacttaagcGACTTTAACGCTAGCAGTCATTGGTTATTTATCATAGAAATATCTTGCTTTTGTCAATATCGATAGATTAAGGTGAGTTCTTCGAAACACGAGAACATGACACAAAATGCCGCATTTTACTTATTCCAAATAGAGGGCTGAAGATACTGGCTGcactttttgtaaaaacaagCACATCTAGTTGAGAAAAGTGTTTGAAGATGAAGTACTAACTAGAGAGGTATTACTAATGATAATGAGTATGTACCCGTTAAGtatacaaacaaaaagaaaaggaaaaagaagagaattttatttagttattgatGACTAATTATGATAAATAGATACTGCTCGCTAGAAAactgtttttcttctttttcccAATATCGCgcaactataattttttaaatttaaaaaaacctaataagtattttcttaaaaaatttttgttttatttattgaactatgaCCAATAAGCAGAAATGACTGGAAGAAATAGTTGATCTTTTATTTattgagaaataaaatattcatcgaaaaataaaaattctgataagtattttttttttaaactattgtttATTCATATCATCACCAAgaataaataacataaagaaATACAAGCTAACTAtctctaatttattaaaacttaaaataactaTACTTATAAATTAGAATATATCTTGTTtaagatttaaacaaaaaaaacaacattgaaataatttttttaaagtagattAGTTATTGAATGAACAACCTCTTCACgtttatacaaacaaaaaatttactaagCTTCAAGGATTTATATATctagtttaaatatttactgtTTCAAGAAACATTCAgactattttgttttatttgatttactaaCATGATGTTacagactttttaaaaaaatactgactCATACCATAAAATTATACTCATACTTAAACCATAATACAACTTCTGAATACCCAAAGAcactcttttatataaaaaattaaaaaattcttaaaggcagtttttaaaaactaaaaaatactcTGAGACACTTCttacaacaagaaaaaaaagtataaatttaatttattagaggTAATCTTTGGATCCTAAGTTGGCACTTCATTTTTAcagttttgaaataataaaataaataaatattttagtaacatacaatatattacaaatacctagaaaacttatttttaatatcatcaattctaaaaaataacaattcaaaaaaaagactGGGTTTAGAACATTTTCTATCCAAGCTATGCACAACTATATTTAATGTTGAaggtgttttaaataaaatcttgtataaaaaataccAAACAACCAAACACAATATGCAAAGAGCTgctataataatatgtaatattaatttttaaatattaatctttgaataaaaaactaattgataaaaaaatttgaaaaaaacaaacatgataaaataatttgtttaattaaacaaaccaataaactatatacatatatttatataaaatatgttccACATAGACTATTCAAGAATAATGTATTTACAGATTGTAAttgcacatttttttgttttttttaattaaaaatttataagaaacttATACAAATACTAATACTAGAAACAAATACTAGAAGCCCCTGATGAATCTTATGAAACTTTTAGtgcttttcaataataaaattattttaagagttTCAGAAATATCTCCTAGTTTTTCACCTTCATATTGCATCAACATAAcacaaagttaaaaagcattatttaCAATGGAACAACAGTTTAAATGAGTATTTAATTCGCACAGGCAATCAAACGGAACTCCATATGACTGCAAATGAACAATAACAAACTTAAGAAACtcttaagaaacttttaaaataaaaataggaaagtAATccttaaaataagaaactttctaGTACTTTCTTTCTTAGTAGTAGCCCATTTGCCTagtttcttatatatattaaaataaaaaaaacatgtaataacattaataaattaGGTTTCAAAAGTACTTATTACTGTTTGGCTTCTATCtgctttctttcttttttgttcaacttttacaaatacgtttaaaattaaacaaataagaaGAAGAAAAGCAATGCTTAAACAAACAATATGCACCTTTTTATCTTTAACAAGCCATCcacaataaaacacaaaagGAATACTGTAAAAACGTCCTAACGTAATTGGAAACACATATGAAGAGCTTTCTGATATTGGATAAGTAATTTCTGCTATGAGTGCAACTAACATTGGCCCAaagggaataaaaaaaaaagtgctaattataaataatgtaaaagttATTACTATACTGTTGTATTGGACTAACGATTCCGTAAAAGCTACCCAAAACAATAAACTTGCTGTTGCTAAAAATATTGACACTTTTTTATATGCTTGAGTTTTATCAAGTATTATACCAAACACAATACTTCCTAATATACCGATGAGAATTCCTCCAAATCCTAACCATCCTATTGCAAtatattgattttgaaatttccAAGATATAATTTCATTAACAAACACTGGTATGGCTATAAGTAAAACACTGTTTAGTGCATATGAATTTCCACATAGATGatagtttttatctttaaaaagtactttgtattgttcttttaacatttttattgttaatttatcaGCAGTTATTCTCTTAGCTTCAGATCTTGATGGAGGGTTTTTtggtttatctttaaaaaacatcattattaaaaaaaaaagaaagcagcATATAGCTGCTTGTGAATAAACTAactgtttgatttttttgtttataaaaaacatatcagTAGCTGGATTCACATTTTTTAGTAGTAATGCAGGTTGTAAAAATCCGACTGCAGCACCAGCATTTCCAAGAATTACACCAAGACTAGTACTTATAGCTTGCTCACGCTCACTAAACCAAACAGCAGAAACTTCAGGTGCTAACTGTGGTAATATACTTGCACCTATAGCTATTATGGCTTGACCAGTGATAAAGTATGGAAAACCATTTCGATTAGTTCCTCCTATTAGAAAAATTGCCCCAATTGCATTAACAGATGATGCCAAAACCATTGTACAACGTAAACCGACTCTAGAAGGCAAAAGTGATGCTGGTACTGCTAAAAAAACTTGCATTAGAGTAAAAGCATTAGATGaccacaaaaatatttcttgatcGATTTGGTAAAAAGCACAAATTATATCAgtaattgtaaataaacttaaccATACTAATGTATTTGAAAATGCTGTAATACTATATAATGTTAATATCAACCAGCGCCAAGTACATGTTTTAATAACCAGAATACTTTCATTTGAACCAGTGATTAAAACCTCAATGTCACCATTAATGCTCATTTTTTCTTGGAGTAGTTAATGGCCTAATGATTATCAAAAATAACTgcttttaacttcttttaagatgacttatttacaaatattttttatttaacaaattcagACCAGTTTAACTTTAACGTTTTTCGAATGATTCAAAATAAgatgatttgaaaaaagataaaaacgcAGATTGATAaagttattgttaatatttgtaTCAGTATCGAAAAATAATGATTTCGTAATTCtgcgttttattaaaaagtaataataaaattaataataaaatcaatattaaaaaatcaaaagaaaagtttttgattataaaaaacaaatttataaattataaaccaaATGTTACCATAAAAAAACTCTCTGATTGATTCCACAAGCAGTTTTCTTTatgatcttatttaaaatattgctgcGATTCGATACTCTTAAGCTTATCCATttcaagaaagtaaaaaatttagtttttttgaaatttataattttaaaatgaaaaattagtgTCGAATCTGATTTAAATTTTCCAAGATTAACATAGATgtgcaaattttttgtttgtttaaaaatagtatttttttagccatcgtaacttttttattgttcacatacattcaatactttttatttaaagttaaattaccTATGTCAGTATCATAGTCTGTGAAATGTTAATTCTTACAATTGTTTTCATATAGGTtttcaaaaactcaaaaaaatttacttcttttGACGTTATGTCAACCACACTGCACTGCATTGACGTTATGTCAACCACACTACACTACATACAACACTAAACTATCGCAACCCAAGAACCGAAAGGTTCCAACAAACACCAACATGAAACCGAGATAATGGgctttaaagtttcaaattattatcatttcgtTTTAATTCATAATTTCAGATTCAAAAgtactttttctttgtttaaatgaGGATAgttaaccattttttaattaaaaagctttgtataaaaattaacagCGTCAAAAAAATATGTGTAGTTGTTGGTTGAAACTTTGTTGCTTTCATACGTTGATAATATGAGAGCAACAAGATTCCAAACTCCATTAGAGCCATACTGTTCTCAATCGTTTTCATATATCCCATACTAATTTTTG
Encoded here:
- the LOC105846790 gene encoding heme transporter FLVCR2; amino-acid sequence: MSINGDIEVLITGSNESILVIKTCTWRWLILTLYSITAFSNTLVWLSLFTITDIICAFYQIDQEIFLWSSNAFTLMQVFLAVPASLLPSRVGLRCTMVLASSVNAIGAIFLIGGTNRNGFPYFITGQAIIAIGASILPQLAPEVSAVWFSEREQAISTSLGVILGNAGAAVGFLQPALLLKNVNPATDMFFINKKIKQLVYSQAAICCFLFFLIMMFFKDKPKNPPSRSEAKRITADKLTIKMLKEQYKVLFKDKNYHLCGNSYALNSVLLIAIPVFVNEIISWKFQNQYIAIGWLGFGGILIGILGSIVFGIILDKTQAYKKVSIFLATASLLFWVAFTESLVQYNSIVITFTLFIISTFFFIPFGPMLVALIAEITYPISESSSYVFPITLGRFYSIPFVFYCGWLVKDKKVHIVCLSIAFLLLICLILNVFVKVEQKRKKADRSQTVISTFET